The proteins below are encoded in one region of Bacteroides uniformis:
- the secG gene encoding preprotein translocase subunit SecG, giving the protein MYLLLVILMLIASVLMCFIVLIQNSKGGGLASGFSSSNQIMGVRKTTDFLEKATWTLAAVMVVFSIVSAYTIPSSTGKGGDVILEQAQQEEKTNPYNMPVGTEAPQSEAPAATTPAETPAPAAEAPAAE; this is encoded by the coding sequence ATGTATTTATTATTAGTTATCTTAATGCTGATTGCATCTGTGCTGATGTGCTTCATTGTATTGATTCAAAATTCTAAAGGAGGTGGTCTGGCATCAGGCTTTTCATCATCCAACCAAATTATGGGTGTGCGCAAGACTACGGACTTTTTGGAAAAAGCAACCTGGACTCTGGCAGCTGTCATGGTAGTCTTCAGTATTGTTTCTGCTTACACTATTCCTTCTTCCACAGGCAAGGGCGGTGATGTGATTCTGGAACAGGCGCAACAAGAAGAAAAAACTAATCCTTATAACATGCCCGTAGGTACAGAAGCTCCGCAATCGGAGGCCCCTGCAGCTACAACTCCGGCTGAAACTCCTGCTCCTGCAGCAGAAGCCCCTGCAGCAGAATAA